A stretch of the Halomonas sp. BDJS001 genome encodes the following:
- a CDS encoding OmpA family protein, protein MLEDHRGGPRHDSLMSAYHESDSGSGWMISYLDIMTLLVALFVVIIAAAGPIIPQWNQADSESDYTYTPSSALEVPLPESLAQLNHERAGVVRWSGAGLSPMAISAALGVAGLPKLTDLPRRVSVGVPPLLAAPLPPAEPDIALPKLLMPAGSDDFTSPLADYMVVLTDRPPVNVEAVSDESVSGALALNQALSERVEESPYLPDLEGVEVSRVAEGISLRVQDQLLFPSATAELTNDGSSLVGSLLETIQRYDGEVWVEGHSDSQSISTDEFSSNWALSSARAIAIVEALEAAGVDAERLRAVGLAATKPLESNATAEGRARNRRVEVVIHVE, encoded by the coding sequence ATGCTTGAAGATCATCGCGGCGGCCCACGCCACGATTCGCTAATGTCGGCCTATCATGAAAGTGATAGTGGTAGTGGTTGGATGATCAGCTATCTCGATATCATGACCTTGTTGGTGGCTCTTTTCGTGGTCATTATTGCCGCGGCAGGGCCAATAATACCCCAGTGGAACCAGGCCGACAGTGAGAGTGACTATACTTATACACCATCGTCGGCCTTGGAAGTCCCGCTGCCTGAGTCGTTGGCCCAGCTAAATCATGAGCGTGCGGGCGTTGTCCGGTGGAGCGGGGCGGGGTTGAGCCCTATGGCTATTAGTGCGGCGCTCGGCGTCGCTGGGTTGCCCAAGTTGACTGATCTACCTCGGCGAGTCAGCGTCGGTGTCCCACCGCTTTTGGCAGCACCACTGCCGCCCGCCGAGCCGGATATTGCTTTACCAAAACTGTTGATGCCCGCGGGCAGCGATGATTTTACATCACCCTTAGCTGACTACATGGTGGTGTTAACTGACCGTCCCCCGGTGAATGTAGAGGCAGTGAGCGATGAGTCAGTCTCGGGGGCACTTGCGCTCAATCAGGCGCTTTCAGAGCGCGTAGAAGAGTCTCCCTACCTGCCCGACCTTGAGGGGGTTGAAGTCTCCCGGGTGGCCGAGGGGATTAGTCTCCGTGTGCAGGATCAACTGCTGTTTCCTTCAGCAACGGCTGAATTAACCAATGACGGATCGTCGCTAGTGGGTAGCTTATTGGAGACTATTCAGCGCTACGATGGTGAAGTGTGGGTTGAGGGCCATTCGGATAGCCAGTCGATTAGCACCGATGAGTTCTCGTCTAACTGGGCGCTATCTAGCGCCCGCGCGATTGCCATTGTGGAAGCGCTGGAAGCCGCGGGAGTCGATGCCGAGCGACTACGCGCGGTAGGACTGGCGGCCACCAAGCCATTGGAAAGCAACGCTACTGCTGAAGGGCGTGCGCGTAATCGTCGAGTTGAGGTGGTGATTCACGTCGAGTAG
- a CDS encoding HAD-IIB family hydrolase — MPESARLSPSTLSAASTPSVDPALQPRLVVTDLDGSLLDHHSYDFSPAAPWLARLKQMGVPVIPVTSKTRAELIPLREALGLTATPFIAENGAVIGLPPGWCHARLDRPGSGRDGVVIKHPGVDIGFIRARLKVWRERLNIRFTRMGELSVPEVMELTGLDAVRARDARQREGSEPLLWHDSDMALEAFRTALEGDGLQLTQGGRFWHVMGRSADKGSAVEWLVKRFTALRGRTPLSLGLGDGPNDISMLEAVDQAVVIRGCHELAVEPRNTSLYRTDATGPTGWAEGVAYWWGRDDRRLATAEKGAAMFSESSSLSTAL, encoded by the coding sequence ATGCCTGAATCCGCTCGTCTTTCTCCATCAACGCTTTCGGCAGCGTCAACCCCTTCAGTTGATCCCGCTCTACAGCCACGGCTGGTAGTGACCGATTTAGATGGCTCTCTGCTTGATCATCACAGTTACGATTTCAGCCCCGCTGCTCCCTGGCTTGCCCGCTTAAAGCAGATGGGGGTGCCGGTGATTCCGGTCACCAGTAAAACCCGTGCCGAACTGATACCACTGCGCGAAGCTTTAGGCCTCACGGCAACCCCCTTTATTGCGGAAAACGGTGCGGTGATTGGACTGCCGCCGGGTTGGTGCCATGCACGCTTAGACCGCCCAGGAAGTGGTCGTGATGGCGTCGTTATCAAACATCCCGGTGTGGATATTGGTTTTATTCGTGCCCGACTGAAGGTGTGGCGCGAGCGTCTCAATATTCGCTTTACCCGCATGGGTGAGCTGAGTGTGCCAGAGGTGATGGAGCTTACCGGGCTTGACGCGGTTCGCGCCCGGGATGCACGGCAGCGTGAAGGCAGTGAGCCTTTGCTGTGGCACGACAGCGACATGGCGCTGGAGGCGTTTCGTACCGCTCTGGAAGGGGATGGGCTACAGCTTACTCAAGGGGGGCGCTTTTGGCACGTAATGGGACGCTCCGCCGATAAGGGCAGTGCCGTCGAGTGGTTGGTCAAGCGCTTTACGGCGTTAAGAGGTCGAACGCCTCTTTCACTAGGGTTAGGCGATGGGCCGAACGATATCAGCATGCTCGAAGCAGTCGATCAAGCGGTCGTTATCCGTGGCTGCCACGAACTAGCCGTGGAGCCCCGCAATACTTCACTCTATCGCACGGACGCAACAGGGCCGACCGGCTGGGCCGAGGGGGTGGCCTACTGGTGGGGGCGAGATGACCGCCGTTTAGCGACGGCGGAGAAAGGGGCTGCTATGTTTTCGGAATCCAGTTCTTTGAGCACAGCTCTTTGA
- a CDS encoding glycosyl transferase yields MSDFHQNGIITDFHNLTRRSVEALEQELCQFARRRPMGLILPSLFSELEGSALSAIVDELVKVPYLNEIVIGLDRADREQFLYAREFFSRLPQHTRILWNDGPRLRALDAELEEHGLGALEPGKGRNVWYCAGYMLSSGRSSVVGLHDCDILTYERGLLARLMYPVAHPNFNYSFCKGYYPRIAEGKLNGRVSRLLVTPLLRALKTVCGPMPYLDYLDSFRYPLSGEFAMRSEVLEGIRMPADWGLEIGVLSELQRNYSLRQLCQVDIADAYDHKHQPVSEDDPDSGLNRMSLDISKALYRKLATQGVTFSSEDFRTLKATYYRFALDLIEAYDHDATMNGLSLDRHSEEQAVELFASNLLEAGNLFIDNPRERPFIPSWNRVQAAVPDLLTRMHEAVELDNRGKV; encoded by the coding sequence ATGAGTGACTTTCATCAAAATGGAATTATTACCGACTTTCACAACCTTACCCGGCGCTCGGTGGAGGCGCTTGAACAGGAGCTATGTCAGTTTGCGCGACGACGCCCCATGGGGCTGATTCTGCCGTCGCTGTTTTCGGAGCTGGAAGGGTCGGCACTGTCGGCGATCGTCGATGAGCTGGTAAAAGTCCCCTATCTCAATGAAATCGTCATTGGCTTGGACCGTGCTGATCGTGAGCAATTCTTGTATGCCCGGGAATTTTTCTCACGTCTACCCCAGCATACGCGCATCTTATGGAACGATGGCCCACGGTTGCGTGCCCTTGATGCGGAGCTGGAAGAGCACGGTTTAGGCGCTTTAGAGCCTGGCAAAGGACGCAATGTGTGGTACTGCGCAGGCTATATGCTGTCGTCTGGGCGCTCGTCGGTGGTAGGGCTTCACGACTGCGATATTTTGACCTATGAGCGGGGGCTGCTGGCGCGCTTGATGTATCCGGTGGCCCATCCCAATTTTAACTACAGTTTCTGCAAAGGCTATTACCCGCGCATTGCCGAGGGCAAGCTGAACGGTCGCGTCTCTCGGCTGTTGGTGACGCCGCTACTGCGGGCGCTTAAAACTGTTTGCGGGCCGATGCCTTACCTCGATTACCTGGATAGCTTTCGTTATCCGCTCTCGGGGGAGTTTGCGATGCGTAGCGAAGTGCTTGAGGGAATTCGTATGCCGGCAGACTGGGGCCTGGAGATTGGCGTGTTATCAGAGTTACAGCGTAACTACTCACTGCGCCAGCTGTGTCAGGTAGATATTGCCGACGCCTATGACCACAAGCACCAACCGGTTAGCGAAGATGACCCAGACAGTGGTTTGAACCGCATGAGCCTGGATATTTCAAAAGCTCTCTATCGCAAACTAGCAACCCAGGGGGTGACGTTTAGCAGCGAAGACTTCCGCACACTCAAAGCTACCTACTACCGCTTCGCGCTGGATTTGATAGAAGCCTATGACCATGATGCGACGATGAACGGCCTTAGCCTTGACCGTCACAGTGAAGAGCAAGCCGTGGAGTTGTTTGCCAGTAACCTGCTCGAAGCAGGCAATCTGTTTATCGATAACCCTCGAGAGCGGCCTTTTATTCCTAGCTGGAACCGCGTGCAGGCTGCGGTGCCGGATCTGCTCACCCGTATGCACGAGGCGGTCGAACTGGATAATCGGGGTAAGGTTTAA
- a CDS encoding methyl-accepting chemotaxis protein — protein MTRLTTTQKLWGTLGIIWVAMLLLVGWLAWENRQTIESERRDSIQYVVESVQGQLAALQERVAAGELGLEEAQQRAIDNMSSVSFGGGEYIFSFDDDLKIVSHPNRPRGEDMSAYKDASGMDLYAAFREAAKAGGGHVDYYSRRITGDEQVPKISYVAYLPEWQWSLAAGVYVDDINEAFIAGLIRSVVILLIIGLPVTLLMGWVIRDVARRLGGDPRYAASVVRHIADGDLTQTTRLSAKDQQSLLFDINRMRETLAHTIGDIHQGANQVNSGVEQIVGVNEELSTRTEEQAASLAETASSMEELTATVKQNAEHADHARTLASRTAESAQRGSDSMATVISTMATINESATQMSSIVNTIDGIAFQTNILALNASVEAARAGEQGRGFAVVANEVRQLASRSAAAAQEIKVLIEASDSKVTEGSRQVSDTGDVINGMVDDIKQLSTLVQEISAATIEQSSGIEQVNQAVTQMDQMTQQNAGLVQESNHATQALAQLSTQLRQLVAHFRINQSMEHTQVLPASSPAQRVAHQHSDF, from the coding sequence ATGACTCGCTTAACGACGACACAGAAACTCTGGGGAACACTGGGCATTATCTGGGTGGCCATGCTGCTCTTGGTTGGCTGGCTAGCTTGGGAAAATCGCCAGACGATCGAGAGCGAACGCCGCGACAGCATTCAGTACGTAGTGGAAAGTGTGCAAGGACAACTTGCAGCTTTGCAAGAACGGGTAGCCGCCGGGGAGCTTGGCCTGGAAGAAGCCCAGCAGCGCGCCATCGATAATATGTCTAGCGTTAGCTTTGGTGGCGGGGAGTATATTTTCTCCTTTGATGACGATCTAAAGATTGTCTCCCACCCCAACCGCCCTCGCGGTGAAGACATGAGCGCGTACAAGGATGCCAGCGGTATGGATCTTTACGCCGCTTTTAGAGAGGCAGCCAAAGCCGGTGGTGGGCACGTTGACTACTATTCCCGCCGTATTACCGGGGATGAGCAGGTACCGAAAATCAGTTACGTGGCCTATCTTCCTGAGTGGCAGTGGTCGCTCGCGGCAGGCGTTTATGTGGACGATATTAATGAAGCCTTTATTGCCGGTTTGATTCGTTCGGTTGTCATACTGCTGATCATTGGCCTCCCGGTAACGCTGCTGATGGGCTGGGTCATTCGTGACGTGGCACGCAGGCTGGGCGGCGACCCGCGCTATGCCGCTAGCGTAGTACGCCATATTGCCGACGGGGACTTGACCCAAACCACTCGCCTTTCGGCGAAGGATCAGCAGAGCTTACTGTTTGATATCAACCGTATGCGTGAAACCCTGGCTCATACGATTGGCGACATTCACCAAGGAGCGAACCAGGTCAACAGTGGTGTAGAGCAGATTGTAGGGGTTAATGAAGAGCTTTCCACACGCACCGAAGAGCAGGCCGCTTCATTGGCCGAAACCGCCTCTAGCATGGAAGAACTCACCGCTACGGTTAAGCAAAATGCCGAGCACGCCGATCACGCCCGTACGCTGGCCTCGCGCACCGCTGAAAGCGCCCAGCGCGGCAGTGACTCTATGGCAACGGTGATCTCCACCATGGCGACGATTAACGAAAGCGCCACCCAAATGAGCAGTATCGTTAACACCATTGACGGCATTGCTTTCCAAACCAACATCCTGGCCCTTAACGCCTCAGTTGAAGCCGCACGCGCCGGCGAACAAGGGCGTGGGTTTGCCGTTGTCGCCAATGAGGTTCGCCAACTGGCCAGCCGCTCGGCCGCTGCCGCCCAGGAGATCAAAGTTTTGATCGAAGCGTCGGATAGCAAAGTGACGGAAGGCAGCCGCCAAGTGAGTGACACCGGCGATGTGATCAATGGCATGGTCGATGACATCAAACAGCTCAGTACCCTGGTTCAGGAAATTTCTGCGGCCACCATTGAGCAGAGCAGTGGCATTGAGCAGGTCAACCAGGCGGTAACCCAAATGGATCAAATGACCCAGCAAAATGCCGGCTTGGTGCAAGAGAGTAATCATGCCACCCAAGCCCTCGCACAGCTCAGCACCCAGCTTCGCCAACTGGTAGCCCACTTCCGCATTAACCAAAGCATGGAGCATACGCAGGTATTGCCCGCCTCCTCACCTGCCCAGCGGGTCGCTCACCAGCACAGTGATTTTTAG
- the htc2 gene encoding methyl-accepting chemotaxis protein Htc2: MTHLTTTQKLWGTLGIIWIAMLLLVGWLAWENRQTIESERRDSIQYVVESVQNQIEALQERVAAGELSLEEAQQRAIDNMSSVSFGAGEYIFSFNNDLLIISHPSRDPGTDMTNYEDASGMALYPELLRVAQAGGGHVNYYSTRAGGDEQLPKTSYVAHLPEWEWSLATGVYVDDINAAFIAGLVRSIGILLIIGLPVTLLMGWVIRDVSRRLGGDPRYAANVVRHIADGDLTQVTQLSPKDQQSLLFNINRMREALAETIGDIHLGASQVNSGVEQIVGVNEELSTRTEEQAASLAETASSMEQLTATVKQNAEHADHARTLATRAADSAQRGSDSMSTVITTMATINESATQMSSIVNTIDGIAFQTNILALNASVEAARAGDQGRGFAVVANEVRQLASRSAAAAQEIKTLIEASDSKVVEGSRQVRDTGDVINGMVDDIKQLSTLVQEISAATIEQSSGIEQVNQAVTQMDQMTQQNASLVQESNHATQTLAQLSAQLRQLVAHFRINQQNLEHTQALPASSPAPRTAHQHSDF; encoded by the coding sequence ATGACTCACTTAACAACCACACAAAAACTCTGGGGAACGCTAGGTATTATCTGGATCGCCATGCTGCTCTTGGTTGGCTGGCTGGCCTGGGAGAACCGCCAAACCATTGAGAGCGAACGCCGCGACAGCATTCAGTACGTAGTGGAGAGCGTGCAGAACCAAATTGAAGCCCTCCAGGAGCGAGTCGCCGCCGGGGAGCTCAGCCTGGAGGAAGCACAACAGCGCGCGATCGATAATATGTCTAGCGTTAGCTTTGGAGCGGGGGAGTATATCTTCTCTTTTAACAATGACTTACTTATCATCTCTCATCCAAGCCGTGACCCCGGCACTGACATGACCAACTATGAAGACGCCAGCGGTATGGCGCTGTACCCCGAGTTGCTGCGTGTTGCCCAAGCGGGGGGTGGTCACGTTAACTACTACTCAACGCGTGCGGGTGGCGACGAACAGCTGCCAAAAACCAGCTATGTCGCGCACCTTCCCGAATGGGAGTGGTCACTGGCGACAGGCGTTTATGTGGATGATATTAACGCCGCCTTTATTGCTGGCTTGGTTCGCTCAATTGGAATACTGCTGATCATTGGCCTTCCGGTAACGCTGCTGATGGGCTGGGTTATTCGTGATGTTTCTCGTCGTTTAGGCGGTGACCCACGCTACGCTGCCAACGTAGTGCGGCATATCGCTGATGGCGACCTGACCCAAGTCACTCAGCTTTCACCCAAGGATCAACAAAGCTTACTATTTAATATCAATCGTATGCGTGAGGCGCTCGCCGAAACGATTGGCGACATCCATCTCGGCGCGAGCCAGGTCAATAGTGGTGTAGAGCAGATTGTGGGCGTTAATGAAGAGCTTTCCACACGCACAGAAGAGCAGGCTGCTTCATTGGCCGAAACCGCCTCTAGCATGGAACAGCTCACCGCGACAGTTAAGCAAAATGCCGAGCACGCCGATCACGCTCGTACGCTTGCCACCCGAGCGGCGGACAGCGCCCAGCGTGGCAGTGACTCCATGTCGACAGTGATCACGACCATGGCCACGATCAACGAAAGCGCCACCCAAATGAGCAGCATCGTTAACACCATTGACGGTATTGCCTTCCAAACCAACATTTTGGCCCTTAATGCTTCGGTGGAAGCCGCAAGAGCCGGCGATCAAGGGCGTGGGTTTGCCGTTGTGGCCAATGAGGTTCGCCAATTGGCCAGCCGTTCAGCCGCCGCCGCCCAGGAGATCAAAACCTTGATCGAAGCGTCGGATAGCAAAGTGGTGGAAGGTAGCCGTCAAGTGCGTGATACCGGCGATGTGATCAATGGCATGGTCGATGACATCAAACAGCTCAGTACCCTGGTTCAGGAAATCTCTGCAGCCACCATTGAGCAGAGCAGCGGCATTGAGCAGGTCAACCAGGCGGTAACGCAAATGGATCAAATGACCCAGCAAAATGCCAGCCTGGTACAAGAGAGCAATCACGCCACCCAGACGCTTGCACAGCTCAGCGCCCAACTGCGCCAACTGGTTGCCCATTTCCGCATCAACCAACAGAACTTGGAGCATACGCAGGCGTTACCCGCCTCCTCTCCTGCCCCGCGGACAGCCCACCAGCACAGCGATTTTTAG
- a CDS encoding MBL fold metallo-hydrolase: MQRPIVTHFFDEPTNTFSYVVQDPGSRACAIIDSVLDFDYAAGRTDVRSADNIIAFIREHELDVTWILETHVHADHLSAAPYLHEQLGGKTGIGANIVVVQEIFGKAFNAGTEFAWDGSQFDALFAEGDTFAIGQLKGHVLHTPGHTPACLTYVVGDAAFVGDTLFMPDYGTARCDFPGGNARTLYRSIQKVLALPEQTRLFLCHDYKAPGRETFQHETSVAEQINGNVHVHKGISEDEFVKMRTERDATLGMPRLIIPSVQVNMRAGEMPPAEENGTVYLKVPINFF; the protein is encoded by the coding sequence ATGCAACGCCCAATCGTTACGCACTTTTTTGATGAGCCGACCAACACCTTTAGCTATGTCGTTCAGGATCCCGGTAGTCGTGCCTGCGCGATTATAGATTCGGTGCTCGACTTTGATTACGCCGCTGGTCGAACCGACGTGCGATCTGCTGACAACATCATCGCCTTTATTCGTGAACACGAGCTTGACGTTACCTGGATTTTGGAAACCCACGTGCATGCCGACCACCTTTCGGCGGCGCCCTACCTGCATGAGCAGCTAGGCGGAAAAACCGGCATTGGCGCCAATATAGTGGTGGTGCAGGAGATATTCGGTAAGGCGTTTAATGCGGGTACGGAGTTTGCCTGGGATGGCAGCCAATTTGATGCACTATTTGCAGAAGGGGACACATTTGCGATTGGTCAATTAAAGGGCCATGTGCTGCATACCCCAGGCCATACGCCCGCCTGTTTAACCTACGTTGTGGGAGATGCGGCTTTTGTTGGCGATACGCTGTTTATGCCGGATTATGGCACTGCACGGTGCGACTTCCCGGGCGGCAATGCGCGCACTCTTTATCGCTCTATTCAAAAAGTGCTGGCGCTCCCCGAGCAGACGCGGCTATTCCTTTGCCACGACTACAAAGCCCCTGGCCGTGAGACGTTCCAGCATGAAACCAGCGTGGCTGAGCAGATAAACGGTAATGTTCACGTACATAAAGGTATCAGCGAAGACGAGTTTGTAAAAATGCGCACTGAGCGCGATGCCACCTTGGGTATGCCACGGCTCATCATTCCATCGGTGCAGGTCAATATGCGCGCTGGGGAGATGCCTCCGGCGGAAGAGAATGGCACCGTCTATCTCAAAGTGCCGATTAATTTTTTCTAA
- a CDS encoding YeeE/YedE family protein, whose protein sequence is MDWTAGLQGLVGGVLIGLSATWLMASLGRIAGISGIAGNLITQRPKGDSAWRVAFLLGLISGPLVLMALGGGLGNVAGSPGEVIGAPAGGVGLMLMAGLFVGLGTGLGSGCTSGHGVCGLARLAPRSMAATGMFLVTALVIVYISRHLLGLGSP, encoded by the coding sequence GTGGATTGGACAGCAGGGTTACAAGGGTTGGTTGGAGGGGTATTGATCGGCCTTTCCGCTACCTGGCTGATGGCCTCGCTGGGGCGAATCGCGGGTATCAGTGGTATCGCGGGAAACTTGATTACGCAGCGACCCAAGGGCGATAGCGCTTGGCGAGTAGCGTTTTTGTTAGGGCTAATCAGTGGGCCGTTAGTGCTCATGGCGTTGGGTGGTGGTTTAGGCAATGTCGCCGGTAGCCCAGGTGAGGTAATCGGTGCACCCGCAGGCGGCGTAGGGTTAATGCTGATGGCCGGTTTGTTCGTGGGGCTAGGCACAGGGCTGGGCAGTGGTTGTACAAGCGGTCATGGTGTATGTGGATTGGCGCGCTTGGCCCCACGCTCCATGGCAGCCACCGGCATGTTTCTAGTGACAGCGCTGGTGATCGTTTATATCTCCCGTCACTTGCTAGGTTTAGGCAGCCCATAA
- a CDS encoding DUF6691 family protein, producing the protein MNSSINESDKRRWLKTAAGYAAGLLFGLGLAVSGMTDPARVVGFLDVAGAWDPTLMFVLGGAVITTFIGYRLVFKCPAPLLGGVFQLPTKRELDAKLLGGAALFGIGWGLSGYCPGPAIASIGGLSLPLLAMLTTMVLGWFAAKRISAS; encoded by the coding sequence ATGAATAGTTCAATCAATGAATCGGATAAGCGTCGTTGGCTGAAAACAGCGGCGGGCTATGCAGCGGGGTTGCTTTTCGGCCTTGGTTTGGCTGTTTCAGGCATGACTGATCCCGCACGAGTAGTGGGATTTTTAGACGTGGCGGGTGCCTGGGATCCAACGCTGATGTTTGTGTTGGGCGGAGCCGTTATCACCACTTTTATCGGCTATCGGCTGGTATTTAAGTGTCCGGCCCCCTTGTTGGGTGGCGTCTTTCAGTTGCCTACCAAGCGGGAGTTAGACGCGAAGTTGTTAGGGGGCGCGGCCCTGTTTGGCATCGGCTGGGGGCTTTCTGGCTACTGTCCAGGGCCGGCGATTGCCTCTATTGGCGGTCTTTCCTTACCGCTATTGGCCATGCTCACCACAATGGTGCTGGGGTGGTTCGCTGCTAAGCGAATTTCAGCTTCTTAG
- the dsbG gene encoding thiol:disulfide interchange protein DsbG: MHLKRHSVISGFLLLAGWAVSSASPADELPPPIQALADQGLEIHGQFDAPGGLRGYGASVQGQDMAVYLTPDGEHAVVGTLMDSEGNDLTEEQLDEHVRAPLEAQTWQLLSESHWIQDGDEDAPRVIYTFTDANCPYCRQFWHEARPWVEAGEVQLRHIMVGILAADSPGKAAALLGADDPAATLRAHESGQKEVAASAQPREIEEQVYTNNQLFEELGLYATPTSVFQRETENGHVRLDRIQGMPSDERLIEMMGSEAP; this comes from the coding sequence ATGCACTTGAAACGTCACTCTGTGATAAGCGGTTTTCTTCTCCTGGCAGGCTGGGCGGTGTCCTCTGCCAGCCCTGCAGATGAGCTTCCCCCCCCTATTCAAGCCCTGGCCGATCAGGGCCTGGAAATTCATGGCCAATTTGATGCCCCCGGTGGGTTACGCGGCTACGGCGCCAGCGTACAGGGCCAGGACATGGCGGTTTATCTGACACCTGATGGCGAGCATGCGGTGGTCGGTACGCTGATGGATAGCGAAGGTAACGACCTTACCGAGGAACAGTTGGATGAGCACGTGCGTGCGCCTCTAGAAGCACAAACCTGGCAGCTATTGAGCGAAAGCCACTGGATTCAAGATGGCGATGAGGATGCTCCGCGGGTGATTTACACCTTCACCGATGCCAACTGCCCCTACTGCCGCCAGTTTTGGCATGAGGCACGTCCCTGGGTAGAGGCGGGTGAAGTGCAACTGCGCCACATCATGGTCGGTATTTTAGCCGCCGACAGTCCAGGCAAAGCAGCCGCCCTACTCGGCGCTGACGATCCAGCGGCTACGCTGCGTGCCCATGAAAGTGGCCAGAAAGAGGTCGCGGCCAGCGCCCAACCACGAGAGATTGAAGAGCAGGTCTACACCAATAACCAGCTATTTGAGGAGTTAGGCCTATATGCCACCCCCACCTCGGTTTTTCAGCGCGAAACAGAAAATGGACACGTGCGCCTTGACCGTATTCAGGGTATGCCCAGTGATGAGCGACTCATTGAGATGATGGGCAGCGAAGCGCCCTGA
- a CDS encoding sugar phosphorylase, with product MSPFEQIVHHYLTHLYGPRASEVQRRLNQRLAHFQSLALFPSAQIENSAKHAPSWSEKDQWVISYGDSIIEDSVPPLAVLSDFLQKRLGDRISGVHVLPFFPWSSDDGFSVIHYREVNPDLGDWSHIRELASHYDLMADLVLNHVSRESLWFVDYLSGSLPGRDYFIEVDPDTDVSQVVRPRSSPLLVPISTRRGTRYLWATFSEDQLDLNFENPDVLLEFVGILLFYLEQGTRIVRLDAVAFLWKKLGTACIHLPETHTVVRLLRAIVDHVAPGTLLITETNVPHQENISYFGLNRLPEGAPDEAHMVYQFALPPLLLHTLTRGEASTLQSWLSSLPVLPDHCTYLNFTASHDGIGVRPLEGLLPDHERDALLELMHKFGGFVSMRSNPDGSDTPYEINITWFEAMRGTRRGPDPWQIARFLCSQAIMLSLQGIPALYIHTLTGTLNDVEGVERSGRLRSINRRRWQRSELDLLLDSPSTPTHDVFHALNRLLDQRRQEPCFHPNAAQRVVVSAPELLAVERGPLHDGRRLLALYNVTDLPLPLENVGEAVTQALEKHAWQALDPSNPWIPEGTLPPYAVRWLVADR from the coding sequence ATGTCCCCCTTTGAGCAGATCGTTCACCACTACCTCACCCACCTTTACGGGCCCAGAGCAAGCGAAGTGCAGCGCCGCTTGAACCAGCGGCTAGCGCATTTCCAGTCGCTTGCCCTATTTCCATCCGCCCAGATAGAAAACAGCGCCAAGCATGCACCTTCTTGGAGCGAAAAAGATCAGTGGGTGATCAGCTATGGTGACTCCATTATCGAAGATAGTGTGCCGCCGCTGGCCGTACTTAGCGATTTTCTTCAAAAGCGGTTAGGTGATCGTATCAGCGGCGTGCACGTACTGCCCTTCTTTCCCTGGAGCAGCGATGACGGTTTCTCGGTCATCCACTACCGGGAAGTTAACCCCGACCTTGGCGACTGGTCGCATATCCGTGAACTGGCCAGTCATTACGACTTAATGGCCGACCTGGTGCTCAACCACGTTTCACGGGAGTCCCTCTGGTTTGTGGATTACCTGAGCGGCAGCCTGCCTGGCCGCGACTACTTTATCGAAGTCGATCCAGATACCGATGTCTCTCAAGTGGTGCGTCCGCGCAGCAGTCCCTTGTTAGTCCCCATATCCACCCGTCGCGGCACCCGCTATCTATGGGCAACGTTCTCCGAAGACCAGCTTGACCTGAACTTTGAAAATCCTGATGTGCTGCTGGAGTTCGTGGGTATTTTACTGTTCTACCTGGAGCAGGGGACGCGGATTGTGCGCTTGGATGCGGTGGCCTTTCTATGGAAGAAGCTGGGCACCGCCTGCATTCACCTGCCAGAGACCCACACCGTGGTGCGGCTGCTGCGGGCGATTGTGGATCACGTGGCACCCGGTACCCTGCTGATCACCGAAACCAATGTGCCCCATCAGGAAAACATCAGCTATTTTGGTTTAAACCGGCTACCGGAGGGGGCGCCCGACGAAGCTCATATGGTGTATCAGTTCGCCCTGCCCCCTCTGCTACTGCACACCCTCACCCGGGGGGAAGCCAGCACCTTGCAGAGCTGGCTTTCCAGCCTTCCCGTTCTGCCCGACCACTGCACCTACCTCAACTTTACCGCCAGTCATGACGGCATTGGCGTACGCCCTCTGGAAGGCCTACTGCCTGACCACGAGCGGGACGCGCTGCTGGAACTGATGCACAAGTTTGGCGGTTTTGTCAGCATGCGCAGTAACCCGGATGGCAGCGACACGCCTTACGAGATCAATATTACCTGGTTCGAGGCCATGCGCGGCACCCGCCGTGGGCCCGACCCGTGGCAGATTGCGCGTTTTCTATGCAGCCAAGCGATTATGCTCAGCTTACAAGGTATACCCGCGCTGTATATTCATACCCTGACGGGCACGCTCAATGATGTGGAAGGCGTTGAACGCAGCGGGCGACTGCGCTCGATCAACCGCCGACGCTGGCAGCGTAGCGAGCTTGACCTCCTGCTCGATAGCCCTTCAACGCCCACCCACGATGTTTTCCACGCGTTAAACCGGCTATTAGACCAGCGCCGCCAGGAGCCCTGTTTTCACCCCAATGCCGCCCAGCGGGTTGTGGTCTCAGCACCGGAACTGTTGGCAGTGGAGCGTGGCCCACTGCATGATGGCCGACGCTTACTAGCGCTGTATAACGTTACCGACCTGCCACTGCCCTTAGAAAACGTAGGAGAAGCGGTTACCCAGGCACTGGAAAAACACGCTTGGCAAGCGCTGGATCCCAGCAACCCTTGGATCCCCGAAGGTACACTGCCACCTTACGCAGTTCGCTGGCTGGTGGCTGATCGTTAG